One part of the Xiphophorus maculatus strain JP 163 A chromosome 1, X_maculatus-5.0-male, whole genome shotgun sequence genome encodes these proteins:
- the rnf114 gene encoding E3 ubiquitin-protein ligase RNF114, whose protein sequence is MAMLGGFSSAQPRKSVPDGSSDMSDFVCPVCLEIFETPLTTQCGHTFCQSCLQECLRPQKPVCAVCRTAVTNWTKAADLETLIHSSVAACKGCGVQVGLSQMRSHTAACSKYQEYIEEGVRSTAQSQPAIISPVPNRFTFSCPFCNCPNLDQDSLVEHCTTQHARDTRQVVCPICASMPWGDPNYRSTDFFQHLKIRHTFSYDTFVDYATDEATMIQEALQRSLMDK, encoded by the exons atggcGATGCTCGGAGGTTTCAGCTCAGCACAGCCCAGGAAGAGTGTCCCTGACGGGAGCAGCGACATGTCGGATTTCGTTTGTCCGGTTTGCCTTGAAATCTTCGAGACTCCTCTAACAACACAGTGCGGTCATAC GTTCTGCCAGAGCTGTTTGCAAGAATGTTTGCGTCCACAGAAGCCTGTGTGTGCTGTATGTAGGACAGCTGTGACCAACTGGACTAAAGCTGCTGATTTAGAGACCCTCATCCACTCGTCTGTGGCAGCTTGCAAGGGATGTGGAGTTCAG GTTGGTTTGTCTCAGATGAGGAGCCACACAGCTGCTTGTTCAAAATACCAGGAGTACATTGAGGAGGGGGTGAGGAGCACTGCCCAAAGTCAGCCTGCCATTATCAG CCCGGTGCCAAACCGCTTCACTTTCTCCTGTCCCTTCTGCAACTGCCCGAACCTGGATCAGGACAGCCTAGTTGAACATTGCACTACCCAACATGCACGGGATACACGCCAAGTG GTGTGTCCTATCTGTGCCTCAATGCCTTGGGGAGACCCCAACTACAGGAGTACTGACTTTTTCCAGCACCTGAAGATCAGACACACTTTCTCCTATGACACTTTTGTT GATTACGCCACAGATGAGGCCACTATGATTCAAGAGGCTTTACAGCGTTCCCTCATGGACAAGTGA
- the spata2 gene encoding spermatogenesis-associated protein 2 has translation MDAKLREDLFRRYVTALERRPEGGYTGTGSTLEGDRSRHKDSEALLSTATALLGAYQPDPGQRFRMVRFYEMVENSLRCQRGGNLKSLERAFHTLETICTNLLLFPWKKEFRCIKTFTGPYVYHLQSAISDAELRTLMRTIGYTCEHDSQFRLLDHPGDSSHLRQLAFELFLAQAECRLLGEVVALARGSASELEALELRRGCRDDAAGCAEALRRRDSLGADIARLSVRPLDIERPHAHHLRRGSRPSKSVDVTDGAGHWHPAVNKPILKASLSLRKEPLFVDTEEDMKDEIIRPNTSASFFSIAAPPSYSPVADFFPMQSPPPVDPYTSYHMSSLDDIDLYTERGGVGTGGRQTPSRPPSREPRDARDGWLLKAHGSVKCQGCGLGCSTMTSCQRCDMILCSACHDIDPSPCCGLQDYHSKSPRPLDGYIPVKEKLSVYSNAQPHPHLHPHPLTLTHSHSHPHPHPQMLEKPLMPTKLFPSKSVAMTTPKAGSTERISIGGSRCGFCNKPGASHTCVNCSKVSCDSCMGLYAKDVCTRKNPQHNFVPNHQLNFKSGTISHLVYR, from the exons ATGGATGCCAAGTTGAGAGAGGACCTGTTCCGGAGGTATGTGACGGCACTGGAAAGGCGTCCGGAGGGGGGATATACGGGAACTGGAAGTACGTTGGAGGGAGACAGAAGCAGACACAAGGACAGCGAGGCACTACTCTCCACAGCGACGGCTCTGCTCGGAGCCTATCAGCCAGATCCTGGTCAGCGATTTCGCATGGTCCGTTTCTACGAGATGGTGGAGAACTCGCTCCGATGCCAGAGAGGAGGCAACCTTAAGAGTCTGGAGAGGGCCTTTCACACTCTGGAAACCATCTGCACCAACCTCCTGCTCTTCCCTTGGAAGAAAGAGTTTCGATGTATAAAG ACCTTCACAGGCCCTTATGTGTACCACCTGCAGTCTGCCATTTCTGATGCCGAACTCCGAACGCTAATGCGTACCATTGGATATACCTGTGAACATGATTCGCAATTCCGTTTGTTGGACCACCCAGGAGACAGCAGTCATCTCCGCCAGTTAGCCTTTGAGCTGTTCCTGGCTCAGGCAGAGTGTCGTCTTCTAGGGGAGGTGGTGGCTCTCGCCCGCGGTTCCGCCTCGGAGCTGGAAGCTCTGGAGCTCCGCCGGGGTTGTAGAGATGATGCAGCTGGTTGCGCTGAGGCGCTGCGCAGACGAGACAGCCTCGGGGCAGATATCGCTCGGTTGTCTGTTCGACCGTTGGATATAGAAAGGCCTCATGCCCACCACCTGAGACGAGGAAGCCGACCGTCCAAGTCTGTGGATGTTACAGATGGAGCAGGTCACTGGCACCCAGCAGTCAACAAGCCTATCCTGAAGGCATCTCTGAGTCTAAGGAAGGAGCCTCTGTTTGTGGACACAGAGGAAGACATGAAGGATGAGATCATCAGGCCCAACAcctctgcatcttttttctCTATTGCTGCTCCACCTTCCTACAGCCCTGTTGCAGACTTTTTCCCCATGCAGTCGCCTCCTCCAGTTGACCCCTACACGTCCTACCATATGTCCTCCTTAGATGACATTGACTTGTACACAGAGAGAGGTGGTGTCGGGACGGGAGGAAGGCAAACTCCGTCTCGACCGCCATCCAGAGAGCCACGTGATGCCAGAGATGGCTGGCTTCTCAAAGCTCATGGTAGTGTGAAATGTCAGGGTTGTGGACTGGGATGCTCCACAATGACATCCTGTCAGAGGTGTGACATGATTCTTTGCTCCGCCTGCCACGATATAGATCCGTCCCCCTGTTGTGGCCTCCAGGACTACCACTCGAAATCCCCACGCCCCCTTGATGGATACATTCCTGTGAAGGAAAAGCTATCGGTCTACTCCAACGCCCAGCCTCACCCGCATCTCCATCCACACCCTCTAACCCTGACCCATTCTCATTCCCATCCCCATCCTCACCCCCAGATGTTGGAAAAACCCCTCATGCCCACCAAACTGTTTCCAAGCAagtcagttgctatgacaacaccAAAGGCAGGGAGCACGGAGCGCATAAGTATTGGGGGGTCACGATGTGGGTTTTGCAACAAGCCAGGCGCATCACACACCTGCGTAAATTGCTCTAAGGTGTCGTGTGACTCTTGCATGGGCTTGTATGCGAAAGATGTGTGCACACGAAAGAATCCTCAGCACAACTTTGTGCCCAACCATCAGCTCAACTTTAAATCTGGCACCATATCACACCTAGTGTATCGATGA